AGTCAGCACTAAAGCAGCAATACATTCACTTTCAGGTCAGATCTCTGGAGAGGCTAATGGCTAGCTAATAGCTAGCTAATGACCTCCTCAGCTGTTCATGTGTGAAGGGGAGTGATTACCCAGGAAATGGATCATAGCAATGAAATGCATGCAGATGTTGACTGGATGACTAAAAGCGTTTGTTTTATAGAGAAGTACTGACATTGggttcctctgtgtgtgtttggattTGTGCCGCAGCTCATATGGAGTCCTCGGAGAAGATCATGCAGCGGCTGCTGTTCTCCAAGGGAAAGAGCTGCAGGGGTCAGCACGAGCTGGACGGGCAGCTGGGGAGGGTGGATAAGGGGGGTCCAGACTGACGCAGATAGTGGGGATGAAGAGAAGTCAGAGAAAAGCTTAACATCCTCTCAGAAACCACTGTGTgcctctgctcctcctcctcctctaacCCCAAGTATGCTCCAGCCTTCTAACCAGtgcccacctcctcctccaccactacCTGGGGGGTTTGGTGGACCCCCACCACCTCCGCCTTTGCCTGGAATTCCACCACCACCGCCACTGCCTGGTGGTCTGGGTATGCCTCCTCCGCCACCTCCATTACCTGGCATGGGTGGcggcccaccaccaccacctccaTTACCTGGTATGGGTGGcggcccaccaccaccacctccaTTACCTGGTATGCCACCTCCTCCGCCTCCCCCCGGCATGATAGTGGCTCAGGGTAGTCAGTCTCTGGGGTCCGCTGCCCCCACCAAGGCACGCCGATGCCCCACCCTGAGGATGAAAAAGCTCAACTGGCAGAAACTGCGTGCGGTTACGGGTGAGTGGATAAAACTTTCCGATGCTTCTGTAATTAGTCTTTTGAGGTCATGAGGGCAGCAGACCCTCGCTCAATCTGATTTAAAGAATGTGGTGCCACTTACATATCCTACATCTCTTTTAGCTTCCATTTTTTCCTCAATATGTCAAGATCTGATATATTATCACAacttttagaaaaaaaaattgtttttttttaaaaccaacAGCATTATGGGAAATGTGTGTGAAGCTTTTGATAGAACGCATATGAGTCCAGAATAGTTGATGGGGATGGAGCATTGATTTTAACATAATGTAGCTGCAATGATTAGTCGATTGAACGAAAATAATGGTTATCTATTGTGATTACTGATTTATTAGTAGTAATTTTCCTTGCAAAATGACAGAAAAATtactatattttaagttttAGAGCTGACATATAAAGACATCACTACTGACTGAATATGTTGGATAGACAAAAATGTGGGTGTTTTTGAGAGATGGCCCGTTACTTTTAGATCAGCCATGGTAGGATGTTGATACAAAATGGAACCACATGAGCTCATTACAGCTTCCTCtcttcctgcacacacacacacccaccacacacacacacacacacacacacacacagatggtcACTCCATGTGGGCCACCGGTTCAGGGTGAGCCGTCTTCTCGGGAGCCGAACTAACAGCAGTATCGAGCAGCTGTTCAGTTTCCCGGTGACCGAGACAAAGACAAGGGGGCAGCTGCTCCTGTCAAGAAGGCGCCTAAAGAGGTGTGCTTGGTCAACACTCGACACGGCTCGAAACAACAAATGCCAGATTATCACAAAGCTGAATAATCAATATTCCTTTTTAACTTGTCTGTTCTTTCCCATCAGATCACATTCATTGATCAAAGAAAAAACTTGAATTTGAACATATTCCTAAGCAGTTCAAATGGTAAGATTTGACATGTTTTGCaggtttttttaaatgcataatatttcatataaaatacatatttgtaATCTTCTTTGTCCAGCAAAAATGAGGACTTTGTAAGCCATGATTCAGAATGGAGACCGTACTAAGTTTGACGTAGAGGTGCTGAAACAGCTTGTGAAGCTCCTACCAGAGAGCCATGAGTTTGTACTCTATCTATTCTCCATCCTTACCTAGAGACTTGTTTGCACTTGTTTTTGCAAACCTGTCTGAATCACTGTCTTGATCTTTCACGCAGATTGCAAATTTGAAGTCCTTTCAAGGAGACAAAGAAAAGTTGGCAAATGTTGACCGGTTCTACACCTCCCTTCTCACTGTTCCCTGGTAATTATTTGTCACGCCGGTTCTGATTTCACTGTTGATAAAGTGCATGCTTGATATTTCATAACTTGGCTCCTTGTTTGCTTTGCTTTCTGGCTCTTTCCCCAGTTATCAGTTGAGGATTGAGTGCATGTTTGTTGTGTGAGGAGATTTCATCAGTGTTGGATATGCTCAAACCTAGAGCCAAGCTGGTGGCCGGAAGCCTGCCAGTGTAAGTAAACCCAAGGCCCTTCACAGCTTGTAACATGCATGTAGTGGTCATTCTATTTCAAGATGTCATTTCCCTATTTTCAAATTAACACCACGTAACCAATATCTTAGCCCTCAGAACTAGCACGCTCATGCCCAGTTTCTGCAAGCTCATCCTGGACGTTGGGAATTTTCTCAATTATGTAAGAAGCTCTTTTTttgaatacatttgatttaagctTATATTTAGACGGAGCTTTCATTTTTTCATTCATCCTTCTACTTTCAGGGAAGTCACACAGGGAACGCTGCAGGGTTCAAGATCAGCTCTCTGCTCAAACTCACTGAGACCAAGGCCAAACAAGAGCCGCATTACGCTGCTTCACCACATCCTGGAGGTACACAAAGTAGCTCACAGCTAACATTTCTTTATCTCCGTTGGGATCTTGTTTGATTGCTTACTTCATGTTTGGTTTTTTTGGCAAAGGAAGTAGAGGGTGAACCACCCAGAGCTGTTGGCGCTGCCAGATGATATAGAGATCTGTGAAAAAGCAGCAGGGTATGTAAACCGTTCACATCTACTTTCGCTGAGGTTTttcccttttttcttttaaattggTCCTAAGTGGATTTGATACTTTATCCACAGAATTAGTCTGGAATCTGTTCAGTCAGAAGCCAGTGCCTTACTAAAACGAACTGAACGAGACGGCTAAGAAGGTCTCCACCTCTGACGAAGAGGTGAAGGAGCAATACGGAAACATTCTTCAGGTATGATCATTATTTTTTCTTTGCCTACAAATGGAGCCAAATGTGATAACTTGTGGAAGCTGTTCATATAACTCTATCCATTTCCTCTGCTGCAGGAAAGTCTGGAGGCATGTCAGGACTTGACCGAAACATTAACGGAGACTGAAAAGACAAAGAGTGAGCTGGCTGTCTACTTATGTGAAGATGTCAACCAGCTGTCGCTTGAGGAACTCTTCGGAACCATCAAAACTTTCCGAGGACTTTTCCTCAAGGCACTTAAGGTCAGAGAAGATACTTTGTAGATGTTGTTCATGATATAACTCTCTGTGAGTAAACCCTTATAGTCGTTTAAACACTGAATGTTTTCGTTGTGCAGTTTTAAAACCAGTTCCCAGTCAAGCCTTCCTCTTGGATAAGTGGAGAGTGTTTTCTTTGGAATGAGGGTATCAACATACTGGggaatacatttgaaaatgttCATATTACTCTGTTAAAATTATACAAAGACAAATCGCTAAGTGGACAAATCCTCACTTTCATGATAACAGGAAAACAAATCCAGACGAGAGCTGGCAGCCAAGGCTGAGAAGAGGAAGAAGCAGCTGGCAGATGAAGAGTCCAAGAGACAGAAGGGAGAGAATGGAAAAATCAGTAAGTTGTGAAGAGGCCTGGTTTCTTTCACTGTGTACTACAAATACCTTAAGTAAATCCCTCTTTTTACCCTCTGTTACCAGTCAAGAAAGGCTTTGTGCCGCAGGACGACGACTGCATCATCGATCACCTCCTGGCGGATATCAGAAAAGGTTTCAGCCTCAGAAAGACCAGGCCAAGGTGCGATTCGGAAAGCCTCCCTTCTAGTGAATTCGTAGGGATACCCTCCCATCTGGTAAGGACAAGAGACTGTGGCCTCCATCCGCAGTTCCTAGCTCCGCTCCCGAGCCACTTTACTGCC
The sequence above is drawn from the Pseudochaenichthys georgianus chromosome 22, fPseGeo1.2, whole genome shotgun sequence genome and encodes:
- the LOC139432920 gene encoding inverted formin-2-like; protein product: MSEDEEELLQVYGGIDMSDHLEVLAAPQPPCSCCPSCRRCCCSGRTTLTSGRLWSPSLTEPYCWPRTLIWSPRRRSCSGCCSPRERAAGVSTSWTGSWGGWIRGVQTDADSGDEEKSEKSLTSSQKPLCASAPPPPLTPSMLQPSNQCPPPPPPLPGGFGGPPPPPPLPGIPPPPPLPGGLGMPPPPPPLPGMGGGPPPPPPLPGMGGGPPPPPPLPGMPPPPPPPGMIVAQGSQSLGSAAPTKARRCPTLRMKKLNWQKLRAVTGEWIKLSDASVISLLRS